Proteins from one Impatiens glandulifera chromosome 2, dImpGla2.1, whole genome shotgun sequence genomic window:
- the LOC124926864 gene encoding tRNA (guanine-N(7)-)-methyltransferase-like — protein MYLKSFLLSLDGTGSTPLRMASCSVFPSRFLFFSFPSQNLRPSKIVHLSRRRYLPFRSTATAVKEGQVIRSPGLIAIEYADLSLPNKAPEDLGQVRLRQHVNPLSASFSVPTPAPDWSQVYKDTTLPLMVDIGCGSGRFVLWLGKRNQGSTNYLGLEIREKLVKRADSWLNDLGLRNVHFMYANATISFKDIVSTYPGPLMFVSILCPDPHFKKRHHKRRVLQTPLVDSIASRLMPGGQVFIQSDVFEVALDMRSQFDVHSTLLHIDTMHCDKDGWLLENQWE, from the exons ATGTACTTGAAATCGTTTCTACTGTCATTGGATGGGACTGGGAGTACCCCTTTACGAATGGCCTCGTGTTCTGTATTTCCTTCTcgttttcttttcttctctttcCCTTCTCAAAATCTCAGACCCTCTAAAATAGTTCACTTATCGCGCCGCCGTTATCTCCCCTTCCGCAGCACAGCAACCGCCGTTAAAGAAGGTCAAGTTATCAGAAGTCCGGGCCTCATCGCCATAGAGTACGCTGACCTCAGCCTTCCTAACAAAGCTCCCGAG GATCTGGGTCAGGTTCGGTTAAGGCAGCATGTCAACCCTCTTAGCGCCTCTTTCTCG GTTCCTACTCCAGCACCAGATTGGAGTCAGGTGTACAAGGACACAACACTACCCCTTATGGTGGATATTGGATGTG GTAGTGGTAGATTTGTTCTCTGGCTTGGTAAGAGAAATCAGGGCTCTACAAATTACTTGGGACTGGAAATAAGGGAAAAG CTGGTTAAACGTGCAGACAGTTGGCTAAATGATCTAGGACTAAGGAATGT ACATTTTATGTATGCGAATGCAACCATTTCTTTCAAAGATATTGTATCCACGTACCCTGGCCCATTGATGTTTGTTTCTATACTG TGTCCAGATCCACATTTTAAGAAAAGACATCATAAAAGAAGGGTCCTACAGACTCCTTTAGTGGATTCTATTGCGAGCCGTCTAATGCCTGGAGGACAG GTCTTTATCCAGTCGGATGTATTTGAAGTGGCGCTTGACATGAGAAGCCAATTCGATGTCCATTCTACGCTTTTACACATTGACACTATGCACTGTGACAAAGATGGTTGGTTGTTGGAAAACCAATGGGAATAA